From Lycium ferocissimum isolate CSIRO_LF1 chromosome 12, AGI_CSIRO_Lferr_CH_V1, whole genome shotgun sequence, one genomic window encodes:
- the LOC132039126 gene encoding uncharacterized mitochondrial protein AtMg00860-like encodes MVEDFLEVFMDDFSVVGDSFDDCLGRLDQVLKRLKEGIVLGHKISEKVIEVDQAKIDVIAKIPPPISVKNVRSFLGHAGFYRCFIKDFSKIPNPMCKLLEKKAKFVFNEKCRKTFDELKERLTTAPVIVTPNWSLPF; translated from the exons ATGGTAGAAGACTTCTTGGAAGTGTTCATGGATGATTTCTCTGTTGTGGGTGATTCATTTGATGATTGTCTTGGCCGTCTGGATCAAGTGCTGAAAAGAT TGAAGGAAGGAATCGTCCTCggtcacaaaatctctgaaaaggtAATTGAGGTTGATCAAGCGAAGATAGATGTGATTGCAAAAATTCCTCCACCGATCTCAGTCAAAAATGTTCGAAGTTTCTTAGGACATGCTGGGTTCTACAGGTGCTTCATCAAGGATTTCTCTAAAATTCCTAACCctatgtgcaagcttcttgaaaaaaaggctaagtttGTGTTTAATGAAAAGTGCCGAAAGACGTTTGATGAATTAAAGGAGCGCCTCACTACTGCTCCTGTTATTGTCACTCCTAATTGGTCCTTGCCCTTTTGA
- the LOC132039127 gene encoding uncharacterized protein LOC132039127 — MSQNYQGGYQNQNQWRPQQGQGAYKNNNSGNYNNNYGGMNQGSYNIGNNFRNKSSNPYIPPKGQSTEQGSSRVEAMLEKVLANQSKSERTLSGLIDTVGSHIAAIQKLESQMRDISREQHPPKKGGLFQIQRTKEAEEEEEEEQSEAPIIVDENLTDKKVADIPKIVKEADDTSKQTVKRALRPLTQLFKPKPPFPQKLVKKKEDAKFEKFYDQLKQLSLNFPFLEAVKEMPNFAKYLKDLLTKKKAVQHETVSFTHTMSSIISTTTVQKNGDPGAFTIPCFVGHYDFARALCDNWASITLMPLAIYKQSGIGMPRPITMKLQMADRSIKRPVGVVDDVFMRVGEFMLPADFVILDCAVDRHIPIILERPFLATERALMDSEKNEIKFRVNDDEVTFQASKGMKLPSAYKSILVIDSFDVVDEAMEFEMEEESLGKALADILVNFDAEDMEGYMETVNLLVGLGSYSYHPKKLNLDLENRTTPLAKPSIIEPPKLELKQLPSNLNKWVSPVQCVPKKGGITVVPNEKNELIPTRTVTGWRVCMDYRKLNTATCKDHFPMPFIDQILDRLAGRS; from the exons ATGAGTCAG AACTACCAAGGTGGTTACCAGAATcagaatcaatggagacctcagCAGGGTCAAGGTGCTTACAAGAACAACAACTCTGGGAACTACAATAATAATTATGGTGGTATGAACCAAGGGAGCTATAACATAGGAAACAATTTTAGGAATAAGAGTTCCAATCCTTATATACCACCGAAAGGGCAATCAACAGAGcaaggtagttcgagggttgAAGCAATGCTTGAAAAGGTTCTGGCAAATCAATCAAAGTCTGAGAGGACTTTATCTGGGCTGATAGATACAGTGGGTTCCCATATAGCAGCTATTCAGAAGCTCGAGTCACAGATGCGGGATATTTCTAGAGAGCAGCACCCTCCTAAAAAGGGAGGACTGTTCCAAATCCAAAGAACGAAGGAGGCG gaagaagaagaagaagaagagcagTCTGAAGCAccaattattgttgatgagaatcTGACTGACAAGAAGGTTGCTGATATTCCAAAGATTGTGAAGGAGGCTGATGACACGAGCAAGCAAACTGTGAAAAGGGCTCTCCGCCCTTTGACTCAGCTTTTCAAGCCTAAACCTCCCTTTCCTCAGAAGttggtaaagaagaaggaagatgctaagttTGAGAAATTTTATGATCAGCTGAAGCAGTTATCTCTgaattttcccttcttggaaGCTGTTAAGGAGATGCCCAATTTTGCTAAATATTTAAAGGACCTGCTGACCAAGAAGAAAGCGGTGCAACATGAAACCGTGAGTTTCACTCACACTATGAGTTCCATCATTTCAACAACTACTGTTCAGAAAAACGGAGATCCTGGGGCGTTCACCATTCCTTGTTTTGTTGGGCACTatgattttgctcgtgcttTGTGTGATAATTGGGCGAGTATTACTTTGATGCCACTAgctatatacaaacaatcaggTATAGGGATGCCAAGGCCGATTACTATGAAGTTACAGATGGCTGATAGGTCTATTAAGAGGCCTGTTGGCGTGGTTGATGATGTTTTTATGCGGGTTGGTGAATTTATGTTGCCTGctgattttgtgattcttgattgTGCTGTTGATCGGCACATCCCTATTATTTTGGAGAGACCCTTCCTTGCTACAGAGAGAGCTCTGATGGATtcagagaaaaatgaaatcaagttccgaGTCAATGACGATGAAGTTACTTTTCAGGCTAGCAAGgggatgaagttaccaagtgcttacAAGAGCATTTTGGTAATCgattcttttgatgttgttgatgaagcgATGGAGTTcgagatggaagaagaaagtttgggtaAAGCTCTAGCCGATATTCTTGTGAACTTCGATGCTGAAGACATGGAGGGTTATATGGAGACGGTTAATTTGCTTGTTGGGTTGGGTTCATATTCTTACCACCCAAAGAAGCTAAATCTTGATctggaaaatagaacaactcctcTAGCAAAGCCTTCGATCATTGAGCCACCTAAGTTGGAACTTAAGCAGCTCCCATCAAATCTGAA taaatgggtgagcccaGTCCAATGTGTTCCAAAAAAAGGAGGCATCACAGTGGTGCCAAATGAAAAGAATGAGCTGATTCCGACGAGAACTGTAACCGGATGGAGAGTTTGCATGGACTATCGCAAGCTCAACACTGCCACTTGCAAGGATCACTTTcctatgccttttattgatcaaattcTTGATCGGCTAGCGGGACGTTCTTAG